The following proteins come from a genomic window of Malus domestica chromosome 02, GDT2T_hap1:
- the LOC103402565 gene encoding cyclic nucleotide-gated ion channel 1-like isoform X2, giving the protein MADSIVTLSDPVHSSNTLEEGKATTEDGGHRSITTAKSPKIGPQRHQSKVFFPTWDIIFVVSSAFSLFVDPLICYIPFVVEKDACFLWDLRLMWTFLALRSIGDLFYFMDIVVFLKRFHTELSTKSSTWASAKTNDDRLVTTVRNFIRKKPVRFLAILGRIWVALPFLQYILRAYNHYKWLDRRANIETVPRRFLKAILDFLPFIIASHLYGSLWYFFAVDRKIICWQDYICKHGQICDYHIYSFYCGPTSQTYNGRIDILRLKQSCSVVELPNNGISEYGIYQSALQSNMSTSRYLPRKMLQCFWWGLRNLSSFGSNLETGFDTAQIIFSDVISISGVILFLVYLNSRMQWYQKAAERRILRKKKEKTYPILIEQTLIVPRHCVDLLKKVPIIGSIDKKGLKVISEHLKPVIYNEDVCIIREGEPLRKMLFIWRGTTLTYTTSKGATTVCKCLEKNDFYGEELVIWALKSASFSELPICTTTLVSQSKVEAFSITANDLKSVVAKFWLHFRRDLPHSQVECFAASSIQVAWHRYHTKKLRDQLVGTSGVFCSFFHTCSLTSPPVKRAKRSTGWD; this is encoded by the exons ATGGCGGACTCCATCGTAACCCTAAG TGATCCAGTTCACAGCAGTAATACTTTGGAGGAGGGGAAAGCTACCACGGAAGATGGAGGACACAGAAGCATAACCACTGCAAAATCGCCAAAAATTGGGCCACAACGTCATCAATCAAAAGTATTCTTTCCAACCTGGGATATTATCTTTGTAGTATCATCAGCATTTTCTCTCTTTGTTGATCCCTTGATCTGCTATATTCCGTTCGTTGTCGAGAAAGACGCTTGCTTCTTGTGGGACCTACGGTTGATGTGGACATTTTTGGCTTTACGATCAATCGGGGATCTTTTTTATTTCATGGACATCGTTGTTTTTCTGAAGAGATTTCACACCGAACTTAGTACCAAGTCTTCTACATGGGCCTCCGCAAAAACTAATGACGATCGTCTTGTCACAACAGTTCGTAATTTCATCCGCAAGAAACCAGTTAGGTTCTTAGCCATTCTAGGTCGCATTTGGGTTGCTCTTCCCTTTCTACAG TATATACTGAGGGCTTATAACcactacaaatggcttgatcgGCGTGCTAACATAGAGACTGTACCAAGAAGATTCCTTAAAGCTATCTTAGACTTCCTTCCGTTCATCATTGCTTCTCAT CTTTACGGATCCTTGTGGTACTTTTTTGCTGTGGATCGAAAGATAATATGTTGGCAGGACTATATCTGTAAACATGGACAAATATGTGATTATCACATCTATAGTTTCTATTGTGGTCCTACTAGTCAGACATACAATGGGCGGATCGATATCCTGCGTTTAAAACAATCATGCTCTGTAGTAGAACTTCCAAATAATGGGATATCGGAGTATGGTATATATCAGTCTGCTCTCCAATCTAATATGTCAACGTCAAGATATCTTCCAAGAAAAATGTTGCAGTGTTTTTGGTGGGGCTTGCGAAATCTTAG TTCTTTTGGTTCAAACCTTGAGACCGGTTTCGACACGGCCCAAATCATCTTTTCTGATGTGATCTCTATAAGTGGCGTAATACTATTTTTAGTATATCTCAATTCGAGGATGCAG TGGTACCAAAAAGCAGCCGAGCGGCGGATAttgagaaagaagaaggaaaagacaTATCCAATCTTAATTGAACAAACACTTATCGTGCCCCGTCACTGCGTGGATTTACTAAAGAAA GTTCCAATTATTGGAAGTATAGATAAAAAAGGGTTGAAAGTAATATCTGAGCATCTAAAGCCGGTGATTTATAATGAGGATGTTTGTATTATTAGGGAGGGTGAACCGTTGCGGAAGATGCTGTTCATCTGGCGAGGCACTACTTTGACCTACACAACTAGTAAAGGTGCAACAACTGTTTGCAAATGCCTTGAGAAAAATGATTTCTATGGAGAAGAACTTGTAATTTGGGCATTGAAATCTGCCTCATTTTCTGAGTTGCCTATCTGCACTACAACCCTTGTGTCCCAATCAAAAGTTGAAGCATTTTCAATCACGGCAAACGACTTGAAGTCAGTAGTTGCTAAGTTTTGGTTGCACTTTAGAAGGGATCTTCCTCACTCTCAGGTGGAGtgttttgcagcttcttccATACAAGTAGCCTGGCACCGCTACCACACAAAAAAGCTAAGAGATCAACTAGTTGGGACAAGTGGAGtgttttgcagcttcttccATACATGTAGCTTGACGTCACCACCAGTCAAAAGAGCTAAGAGATCAACTGGCTGGGACTAA
- the LOC103402565 gene encoding cyclic nucleotide-gated ion channel 1-like isoform X1, translated as MADSIVTLSDPVHSSNTLEEGKATTEDGGHRSITTAKSPKIGPQRHQSKVFFPTWDIIFVVSSAFSLFVDPLICYIPFVVEKDACFLWDLRLMWTFLALRSIGDLFYFMDIVVFLKRFHTELSTKSSTWASAKTNDDRLVTTVRNFIRKKPVRFLAILGRIWVALPFLQALLFIGRYTYLDNSMLISLIPFQYILRAYNHYKWLDRRANIETVPRRFLKAILDFLPFIIASHLYGSLWYFFAVDRKIICWQDYICKHGQICDYHIYSFYCGPTSQTYNGRIDILRLKQSCSVVELPNNGISEYGIYQSALQSNMSTSRYLPRKMLQCFWWGLRNLSSFGSNLETGFDTAQIIFSDVISISGVILFLVYLNSRMQWYQKAAERRILRKKKEKTYPILIEQTLIVPRHCVDLLKKVPIIGSIDKKGLKVISEHLKPVIYNEDVCIIREGEPLRKMLFIWRGTTLTYTTSKGATTVCKCLEKNDFYGEELVIWALKSASFSELPICTTTLVSQSKVEAFSITANDLKSVVAKFWLHFRRDLPHSQVECFAASSIQVAWHRYHTKKLRDQLVGTSGVFCSFFHTCSLTSPPVKRAKRSTGWD; from the exons ATGGCGGACTCCATCGTAACCCTAAG TGATCCAGTTCACAGCAGTAATACTTTGGAGGAGGGGAAAGCTACCACGGAAGATGGAGGACACAGAAGCATAACCACTGCAAAATCGCCAAAAATTGGGCCACAACGTCATCAATCAAAAGTATTCTTTCCAACCTGGGATATTATCTTTGTAGTATCATCAGCATTTTCTCTCTTTGTTGATCCCTTGATCTGCTATATTCCGTTCGTTGTCGAGAAAGACGCTTGCTTCTTGTGGGACCTACGGTTGATGTGGACATTTTTGGCTTTACGATCAATCGGGGATCTTTTTTATTTCATGGACATCGTTGTTTTTCTGAAGAGATTTCACACCGAACTTAGTACCAAGTCTTCTACATGGGCCTCCGCAAAAACTAATGACGATCGTCTTGTCACAACAGTTCGTAATTTCATCCGCAAGAAACCAGTTAGGTTCTTAGCCATTCTAGGTCGCATTTGGGTTGCTCTTCCCTTTCTACAG GCACTGTTGTTCATTGGAAGGTATACATACTTGGATAATTCTATGCTTATTTCACTAATTCCTTTCCAGTATATACTGAGGGCTTATAACcactacaaatggcttgatcgGCGTGCTAACATAGAGACTGTACCAAGAAGATTCCTTAAAGCTATCTTAGACTTCCTTCCGTTCATCATTGCTTCTCAT CTTTACGGATCCTTGTGGTACTTTTTTGCTGTGGATCGAAAGATAATATGTTGGCAGGACTATATCTGTAAACATGGACAAATATGTGATTATCACATCTATAGTTTCTATTGTGGTCCTACTAGTCAGACATACAATGGGCGGATCGATATCCTGCGTTTAAAACAATCATGCTCTGTAGTAGAACTTCCAAATAATGGGATATCGGAGTATGGTATATATCAGTCTGCTCTCCAATCTAATATGTCAACGTCAAGATATCTTCCAAGAAAAATGTTGCAGTGTTTTTGGTGGGGCTTGCGAAATCTTAG TTCTTTTGGTTCAAACCTTGAGACCGGTTTCGACACGGCCCAAATCATCTTTTCTGATGTGATCTCTATAAGTGGCGTAATACTATTTTTAGTATATCTCAATTCGAGGATGCAG TGGTACCAAAAAGCAGCCGAGCGGCGGATAttgagaaagaagaaggaaaagacaTATCCAATCTTAATTGAACAAACACTTATCGTGCCCCGTCACTGCGTGGATTTACTAAAGAAA GTTCCAATTATTGGAAGTATAGATAAAAAAGGGTTGAAAGTAATATCTGAGCATCTAAAGCCGGTGATTTATAATGAGGATGTTTGTATTATTAGGGAGGGTGAACCGTTGCGGAAGATGCTGTTCATCTGGCGAGGCACTACTTTGACCTACACAACTAGTAAAGGTGCAACAACTGTTTGCAAATGCCTTGAGAAAAATGATTTCTATGGAGAAGAACTTGTAATTTGGGCATTGAAATCTGCCTCATTTTCTGAGTTGCCTATCTGCACTACAACCCTTGTGTCCCAATCAAAAGTTGAAGCATTTTCAATCACGGCAAACGACTTGAAGTCAGTAGTTGCTAAGTTTTGGTTGCACTTTAGAAGGGATCTTCCTCACTCTCAGGTGGAGtgttttgcagcttcttccATACAAGTAGCCTGGCACCGCTACCACACAAAAAAGCTAAGAGATCAACTAGTTGGGACAAGTGGAGtgttttgcagcttcttccATACATGTAGCTTGACGTCACCACCAGTCAAAAGAGCTAAGAGATCAACTGGCTGGGACTAA
- the LOC139192357 gene encoding uncharacterized protein, which produces MGDSKTTVSATVTQNDMSLHITPDKLDGSNYSSWSQSVRIYITGRGKWSYVSGTKMAPAEADALYAIWEEENAMVQSWLLNSMTRDVRAIFLRLSTAKDVWDAVTQTYSIEKDASKLYELRRQALATRQNGEPLSAYYGKLQQIWQEIDFLRPGKLKCAADIATRETEISEERLYDFLAGLDPHLDHVRSQVLTQTTLPSVRAAYALVNAEASRQTIMLVGPQVKGSAMVAAPSRFPRGVSNSRLSGSKTTNTRKCTYCDKDKHTRDTCFKLHGYPDWWVQKKENQKKGIGGSQAHLTPTPSIPRVDQSAHLVSPTTASTSLVDAGYSNESIDWSW; this is translated from the exons ATGGGTGACTCCAAGACCACTGTTTCAGCTACTGTTACTCAAAATGATATGTCTCTACATATCACCCCAGACAAGTTGGATGGGTCCAACTATTCCTCATGGTCCCAAAGTGTCCGCATCTACATCACTGGCAGAGGTAAATGGTCTTATGTCAGTGGAACAAAAATGGCACCAGCAGAAGCTGATGCATTGTATGCTATATGGGAGGAAGAGAATGCCATGGTTCAATCTTGGTTACTCAACTCCATGACCAGAGATGTACGGGCCATTTTTCTCCGACTCTCTACTGCAAAAGATGTTTGGGATGCTGTTACCCAAACTTACTCAATTGAAAAAGATGCATCAAAGTTATACGAACTTCGCCGTCAAGCACTGGCGACTCGCCAGAATGGAGAACCTTTATCTGCATATTATGGTAAACTTCAGCAAATATGGCAAGAAATTGATTTCTTGCGTCCTGGAAAATTGAAGTGCGCTGCTGATATTGCTACCCGAGAGACAGAAATTTCGGAAGAAAGATTGTATGATTTTCTGGCTGGTCTTGATCCTCATTTAGATCATGTTCGCAGTCAAGTTTTGACTCAAACAACTCTGCCTTCTGTTCGTGCTGCTTATGCTCTTGTGAATGCTGAAGCAAGTAGGCAAACCATTATGTTGGTTGGCCCACAAGTGAAAGGATCCGCCATGGTAGCTGCTCCGTCTCGATTTCCCCGTGGAGTCTCCAATTCTCGATTAAGTGGATCCAAAACTACTAATACAAGGAAGTGTACTTATTGTGACAAGGATAAGCATACTAGAGACACTTGCTTCAAGCTGCATGGATATCCTGATTGGTGGGTTCAAAAgaaggaaaatcaaaagaaaggcATTGGTGGATCACAAGCACACCTGACACCAACGCCTTCCATACCTCGGGTGGATCAATCTGCTCACTTAGTTTCTCCAACTACTGCTTCTACTTCCTTAGTCGATGCAG GATATTCGAACGAAAGCATTGATTGGTCATGGTAG